From Carassius gibelio isolate Cgi1373 ecotype wild population from Czech Republic chromosome B23, carGib1.2-hapl.c, whole genome shotgun sequence, the proteins below share one genomic window:
- the LOC128012147 gene encoding draxin-A-like — MVTLCWYFGLFLLLDLVTMTLSSTEAGHSSAVEVFRDNVIIPPKPEASIHQHSHHRKHRGHKERKTAGQLRERPHITVLQTQNERSNLSPVRFEMEPDKRRIITPKKNSMGFDSLIPEQMNISPGAETPEKAMRHPTGRNMFGGHIIRTHDEESLAGKKRRVSFDQRLNKNSFGSPTEPVFPAATVGSFISPVFAAVSGELATKPTPSRKPQVRSYVGGDVTPTFDMAFFDWTDYEDMRHPPKKLFSKKRGSDKQATKSPSTEPVALTSDKSCKHHLDCLPGSCCNLRTHVCELHNRGFNNKCYDNCMCEEGLRCYAKLHRHYRITRRKGQCVDPEGISLNRGMFIMV; from the exons ATGGTGACTTTATGTTGGTATTTCGGCTTGTTTCTCCTCCTTGACTTGGTGACCATGACACTGAGCAGCACCGAAGCGGGTCACAGTTCAGCCGTGGAAGTCTTCAGAGACAATGTCATTATCCCGCCCAAGCCAGAGGCATCCATACATCAACACAGTCATCACAGGAAGCACAGAGGTCACAAGGAGAGGAAGACAGCAGGTCAGCTCAGAGAGAGGCCCCACATTACTGTGCTCCAGACTCAAAATGAACGGTCAAACCTCAGTCCCGTCCGCTTTGAGATGGAGCCAGATAAACGACGGATAATCACTCCGAAGAAAAACTCCATGGGGTTTGATTCTttaattccagagcaaatgaaTATTTCTCCTGGTGCTGAGACTCCAGAGAAGGCAATGAGACATCCCACTGGTCGCAATATGTTTGGAGGGCACATCATTAGGACTCATGATGAAG AGTCTTTGGCAGGAAAGAAGCGGAGGGTTTCTTTTGATCAAAGGCTCAATAAAAACTCCTTTGGGAGTCCCACAGAGCCAGTGTTCCCTGCAGCCACCGTTGGCTCCTTTATATCGCCCGTATTTGCAGCAGTCAGTGGGGAGCTCGCCACAAAGCCAACCCCCTCCAGAAAACCACAG GTCAGAAGTTATGTAGGTGGAGATGTGACGCCCACTTTCGACATGGCATTCTTTGACTGGACTGATTATGAAGATATGAGGCATCCTCCCAAAAAGCTATTTTCTAAGAAGCGCG GTTCTGACAAACAGGCCACAAAAAGCCCCAGCACTGAACCTGTGGCACTTACATCAGATAAGAGCTGCAAACATCACCTAGATTGTCTGCCAG GGTCCTGCTGCAACCTCAGGACACATGTATGTGAGCTCCACAACCGCGGCTTTAACAACAAGTGCTATGATAACTGCATGTGTGAGGAAG GGCTTCGGTGCTATGCTAAATTACACAGGCATTACCGCATCACACGCAGAAAGGGACAGTGTGTTGATCCTGAGGGTATAAGCTTAAACCGTGGCATGTTCATTATGGTTTAA
- the LOC128012028 gene encoding protein-S-isoprenylcysteine O-methyltransferase: MAGSKLVLEGRISIISFISGLGVIIIPLLVKFGAHIDWIFDYLTDVNGKIAIAVYITVINGFLLIIYKGPLYKVAVRACFLGFAFGCGLILSLADTTWTHFGWYMCSLSFFHYSEYLVTAMINPRSLSLDSFLLNHSVEYTVAAVSSWIEFTVEMLLIPEMKQMNWLCLVGLVMVLCGEGLRKAAMLTAGSNFNHIVQNEKAQSHVLVTTGVYALFRHPSYVGWFYWSIGTQIMLCNPICLLGYTIASWRFFRERIEEEEISLIHFFGEDYIEYKKQVFTGLPFISGIRVNS; encoded by the exons ATGGCAGGCAGCAAGTTGGTGCTAGAAGGGAGGATAAGTATTATTAGCTTTATCTCAGGACTGGGCGTCATCATAATACCTTTGCTTGTAAAATTCGGCGCTCACATTGACTGGATATTCGATTACCTCACGGACGTGAACGGGAAAATAGCCATTGCGGTGTATATTACAGTTATCAATGGCTTCCTGCTAATCATATACAAGGGACCTTTATACAAG GTGGCTGTTCGAGCCTGCTTTCTTGGATTTGCCTTTGGATGTGGTCTCATTTTAAGTTTAGCAGATACAACATGGACACACTTTGGCTG GTATATGTGTTCGCTGTCGTTTTTTCACTACTCTGAGTACCTGGTTACTGCCATGATCAACCCACGCAGTCTGTCTCTAGACTCATTCCTGCTCAACCACAGTGTTGAGTACACAGTAGCAGCGGTTTCCTCCTGGATAGAGTTCACTGTGGAAATGCTCCTTATTCCAG AGATGAAGCAGATGAACTGGCTCTGTCTGGTGGGTCTGGTGATGGTTCTCTGTGGGGAGGGTTTGCGCAAAGCTGCCATGTTGACAGCAGGATCCAACTTTAACCACATAGTGCAGAATGAGAAGGCCCAGAGCCACGTGCTGGTCACCACTGGAGTTTACGCTCTCTTCAGACATCCTTCCTATGTGGGCTGGTTCTACTGGAGCATTGGCACTCAG ATAATGCTGTGCAACCCAATATGTCTACTGGGATATACGATCGCCAGCTGGCGCTTCTTTCGAGAGCGTATTGAGGAAGAGGAGATCTCGCTCATCCATTTCTTTGGAGAGGACTACATTGAGTACAAAAAGCAGGTCTTCACTGGCTTGCCCTTCATCTCAGGGATCAGGGTCAACTCCTAA
- the LOC128012200 gene encoding transcription factor HES-5-like, giving the protein MAPTITGSVISREQLPLTNKLRKPIVEKMRRERINSSIEKLKSLLGQEFLKQQPDFRQEKADILEMTLDFLRLQQRSQNPSSFSCTAAGDGRSRCVQEAVNFLSQCPEQTESHRRLLKHFLNTQLCTENNTRVPPQISSPAAQSSSKEQTLALWRPW; this is encoded by the exons ATGGCACCAACAATCACTGGATCAGTCATCAGCAGAGAACAACTTCCACTCACAAACAAG CTGAGAAAGCCCATAGTGGAGAAGATGCGCAGAGAACGAATCAACAGCAGCATTGAGAAGCTCAAGTCTCTTCTGGGTCAAGAGTTCCTAAAGCAACAGCCCGACTTCAGACAGGAGAAAGCTGATATCCTGGAGATGACGCTGGATTTCTTGAGACTCCAGCAGCGCTCCCAGAATCCCTCGTCCTTCAGCTGTACTGCAGCTGGTGACGGACgctccagatgtgtgcaggagGCCGTCAACTTTCTGTCTCAGTGTCCAGAGCAGACAGAGTCCCACAGAAGACTGCTGAAGCACTTCCTGAACACGCAGCTCTGCACAGAGAACAACACACGAGTGCCGCCTCAGATCAGTTCACCAGCCGCACAGAGCAGCAGCAAAGAGCAAACTCTGGCGCTCTGGAGACCCTGGTAG
- the LOC128012203 gene encoding transcription factor HES-5-like, whose amino-acid sequence MAPTITGSVISREQLPLTNKLRKPIVEKMRRERINSSIEKLKSLLGQEFLKQQPDSRQEKADKHFLNTQLCTENNTRVPPQISSPAAQSSSKEQTLALWRPW is encoded by the exons ATGGCACCAACAATCACTGGATCAGTCATCAGCAGAGAACAACTTCCACTCACAAACAAG CTGAGAAAGCCCATAGTGGAGAAGATGCGCAGAGAACGAATCAACAGCAGCATTGAGAAGCTCAAGTCTCTTCTGGGTCAAGAGTTCCTAAAGCAACAGCCCGACTCCAGACAGGAGAAAGCTGATAAGCACTTCCTGAACACGCAGCTCTGCACAGAGAACAACACACGAGTGCCGCCTCAGATCAGTTCACCAGCCGCACAGAGCAGCAGCAAAGAGCAAACTCTGGCGCTCTGGAGACCCTGGTAG
- the LOC128012198 gene encoding transcription factor HES-5-like produces MAPTITGSVISREQLPLTNKLRKPIVEKMRRERINSSIEKLKSLLGQEFLKQQPDSRQEKADILEMTLDFLRLQQRSQNPSSFSCTAAGDGRSRCVQEAVNFLSQCPEQTESHRRLLKHFLNTQLCTENNTRVPPQISSPAAQSSSKEQTLALWRPW; encoded by the exons ATGGCACCAACAATCACTGGATCAGTCATCAGCAGAGAACAACTTCCACTCACAAACAAG CTGAGAAAGCCCATAGTGGAGAAGATGCGCAGAGAACGAATCAACAGCAGCATTGAGAAGCTCAAGTCTCTTCTGGGTCAAGAGTTCCTAAAGCAACAGCCCGACTCCAGACAGGAGAAAGCTGATATCCTGGAGATGACGCTGGATTTCTTGAGACTCCAGCAGCGCTCCCAGAATCCCTCGTCCTTCAGCTGTACTGCAGCTGGTGACGGACgctccagatgtgtgcaggagGCCGTCAACTTTCTGTCTCAGTGTCCAGAGCAGACAGAGTCCCACAGAAGACTGCTGAAGCACTTCCTGAACACGCAGCTCTGCACAGAGAACAACACACGAGTGCCGCCTCAGATCAGTTCACCAGCCGCACAGAGCAGCAGCAAAGAGCAAACTCTGGCGCTCTGGAGACCCTGGTAG